The following coding sequences are from one Musa acuminata AAA Group cultivar baxijiao chromosome BXJ2-4, Cavendish_Baxijiao_AAA, whole genome shotgun sequence window:
- the LOC135608766 gene encoding NAC transcription factor NAM-B2-like: MDPVDVVPSGYRFLPTAEELVVDYLANCVAGTPLPSRAVAFADVYGTEPWNLLCNGRQEGYFFAERKPKNSGGPRVDRRAGTGSWTLNKKQEPVKSIVDGREMVVGRKSFLSFNDGRRKNSGWVMYEYEMCSSGFERRVLCHVKKSSHHAVSGGNFIKKVESTFTEAATETISGGSLVGQKRNREESSTLSAKALTPSKKPAHSLQSDVSPPPTAVVQHPISARPVTPPESRLSSVDSVAPNEAGVPSAALSSTDVGGGEPLITVEELEAFLASPSPSVDLGDEQNCIDDAFFTREVEASLMSDDTDTASNTIPKASPSGLVDPRLMPDDTRIDSTTVVEVSTSSSSIDLVACEKMYFTDDPFFWSLEEVHAFLMSDDTFAASTTEQMACVDDARSTTPKALQPSLISDGTGTDSTTAEVVSSSSSYDFVGCEQTENVVDVDDFMQEIDALMKSDDTPVDSAMISWLEQ, translated from the coding sequence gctgtcgccttcgccgatgtctacggcaccgagccgtggaatcttctctgcaacggtcgacaggagggctatttctttgcggagcgcaagcccaagaacagcggcGGCCCGCGCGTCGATCGAAGGGCCGGCACCGGTTCTTGGACTCTGAACAAAAAGCAAGAACCCGTCAAGTCCATCGTCGacgggcgcgagatggtggtggGACGAAAGAGCTTCCTCTCCTTCAACGATGGCCGGCGGAAAAACTCCGGGTGGGTCATGTACGAGTATGAGATGTGTTCCTCCGGcttcgagagacgagttctctgtcacgttaAGAAGAGTTCGCATCATGCCGTCTCCGGCGGCAATTTCATCAAAAAGGTTGAGTCGACGTTCACGGAGGCCGCGACAGAGACGATCTCCGGCGGCAGCCTCGTTGGgcagaagagaaatagagaggaatcttctactctctcagCAAAAGCATTGACTCCCTCAAAGAAGCCAGCACATTCATTgcagtccgacgtctcaccacctccaaccgcggtggtgcaacaTCCCATATCGGCTCGTCCTGTGACACCCCCGGAGAGTCGTCTTTCCTCGGTCGACTCAgttgcaccgaacgaagccggagtcccATCCGCCGCTCTATCGTCAACGGATGTCGGCGGAGGTGAGCCCTTGATAACTGTGGAAGAActcgaagcattcttggcttcgccttcgccgtcggtcgatcttggcgaTGAACAGAACTGCATCGACGATGCTTTCTTCACCCGAGAGGTTGAAGCCTCCTTgatgtcggatgacaccgacacagcctcgaataccatcccgaaggcctcgCCGTCAGGCCTTGTCGATCCTCGCTtgatgcccgatgacactcgaattgattcgaccacggtcgtaGAGGTTTCCACGTCATCGTCGTCGATCGACTTGGTCGCGTGTGAGAAGATGTACTTCACCGACGATCCCTTCTTTTGGAGCCTGGAAGAGGTCCATGCCTTCCtgatgtccgatgacaccttCGCTGCATCGACTACGGAACAAATGGCGTGCGTGGACGATGCTCGCTCGACAACCCCGAAAGCGTTGCAACCCTCGTTGATTTCTGATGGCACCGGCACTGATTCGACCACGGCCGAAGTGGTTTCGTCGTCATCGTCGTACGACTTTGTTGGGTGTGAGCAGACGGAGAACGTAGTTGATGTCGACGACTTCATGCAAGAGATTGATGCCCTCATGAAGTCCGATGACACACCTGTGGATTCGGCAATGATCTCGTGGCTGGAGCAGTAG